A region from the Aegilops tauschii subsp. strangulata cultivar AL8/78 chromosome 5, Aet v6.0, whole genome shotgun sequence genome encodes:
- the LOC109772059 gene encoding F-box protein At2g26160-like, producing the protein MEEPPVPFAHAAAPIGEGTPATIGTASETARRVGRSRDRGKRRRIAEESGGWASLPGDLVRLVAERVRLDGDVIDYISLRAACSGWRSSTDFPRSPQEQYHYFRPGGWVALCDGDQTRPDDALQIAFFKLSTGRRLRVRFPTKLRGYRIVSFSGGLLVLVHKRFSIVRLLHPFTRSYLDLPSIAPTFRIVVGVKDKKECFLRMNAAICTTSGATPDASVDVVAWFPGEKAMLWAKPGDATWNAIYLDVELQSVLAYRGRLYATARDSASILQVYPQSNIFAVDTPIPDELGPPSLCRSFLVESNDHMLLAVRHRVALPNTHTAVKIFDVDLDRRQLTPVSDIGDRALFLGKDKCLSVSAKHLPSIRGNSVYTSEGCVELYSLSSDCPESYYLYSKTLWHTRPFTIADHLITYCNHLEW; encoded by the coding sequence ATGGAGGAGCCACCGGTGCCCTTTGCTCACGCGGCGGCTCCGATCGGCGAAGGCACTCCGGCCACGATTGGGACCGCATCAGAAACAGCAAGGCGTGTGGGGCGATCCCGCGATCGCGGCAAGCGCCGGAGGATCGCCGAGGAGAGCGGCGGCTGGGCGTCCCTCCCCGGCGACTTGGTCCGCCTTGTCGCCGAGCGGGTGCGGCTCGACGGGGACGTGATCGACTACATCTCCCTCCGCGCGGCCTGCTCCGGCTGGCGTTCCAGCACGGACTTCCCGCGCAGCCCGCAGGAGCAGTACCATTACTTCCGCCCTGGCGGCTGGGTCGCGCTCTGCGACGGCGACCAGACGCGCCCGGACGACGCGCTCCAGATCGCCTTCTTCAAGCTCAGCAcgggacggcgcctccgcgtccgcTTCCCGACGAAACTCAGGGGCTACAGGATAGTCTCCTTCAGCGGCGGCCTCCTCGTCCTGGTCCACAAGCGCTTCTCCATTGTTCGCTTGCTCCACCCCTTCACCCGGAGCTACCTGGATCTCCCGTCCATTGCCCCGACCTTTCGCATCGTCGTAGGCGTGAAAGACAAAAAAGAGTGTTTCCTCCGCATGAACGCCGCCATCTGCACGACGAGCGGCGCGACCCCCGACGCCTCTGTCGACGTTGTGGCCTGGTTCCCGGGGGAAAAGGCGATGCTCTGGGCCAAGCCCGGCGATGCCACCTGGAACGCCATCTACCTCGACGTCGAGCTCCAGAGCGTCCTCGCCTACCGTGGCCGCCTCTACGCCACCGCTCGGGACTCGGCAAGCATCCTTCAGGTCTACCCTCAGAGCAATATCTTTGCGGTGGACACTCCTATCCCCGACGAGCTTGGCCCTCCGTCGTTATGCCGCTCCTTCCTCGTCGAATCCAACGACCACATGCTGCTCGCTGTTCGCCACCGCGTGGCGCTCCCCAACACACACACCGCCGTCAAGATCTTCGACGTGGATCTCGACCGCCGGCAGCTGACCCCGGTGAGCGACATTGGCGATCGCGCGCTGTTCCTCGGCAAGGACAAATGCCTGTCCGTCTCGGCCAAACACCTGCCGTCCATCAGAGGAAACTCTGTTTATACATCTGAAGGTTGTGTCGAGTTATACTCTCTCAGCAGTGACTGCCCCGAGAGCTATTATTTGTATTCGAAGACGTTGTGGCACACGCGGCCCTTCACCATTGCGGACCATCTCATCACGTACTGCAACCATCTCGAGTGGTAA